Sequence from the Priestia megaterium genome:
CAGCGTCATTTGGTCTTCATTAATCGCTTTGATTCCTATTCTTTACTTCTTTTGGGCTCTGGCTATTAAACGAATGAAAGGTTATATGGCTGGAGTTACAACTTTACTGGTCGCACTTGCCGTTGCAATACTTGCTTATAAAATGCCGGCTAGCATGGCTTTTATGTCAGCCAGTCAAGGAGCCGTATACGGTATACTGCCGATTGGATGGATTATCATTACGTCTGTTTTTCTTTACAAACTAACCGTAAAAACCGGTCAGTTTGATATTATTCGTACCTCTGTCTTATCTATTACAGAAGATCGCAGACTTCAAGCTTTGTTAGTTGCTTTTTCGTTTGGGGCTTTTCTTGAAGGTGCTGCTGGTTTTGGTGCACCTGTTGCTATTTCAGCAGCTCTGCTGGTAGGTTTAGGATTTAATCCGCTGTATGCCGCTGGCTTATGTTTATTAGCAAACACAGCACCCGTTGCTTTTGGTGCAATCGGTATTCCTATCACGGCTATGGAAGGTCCTACTGGAGTAGCGGCAATGGAAATCTCTAAAATGGTAGGCCGCCAGCTTCCTTTTATTTCTGTATTTATTCCGCTATATTTGGTTTTTGTAATGGCAGGATTTAAGAAAACATTAGAAGTACTCCCTGCTATTTTAGTATCCGGCATCTCTTTTGCCCTTACCCAGTTTGTCAGCTCTAACTTTTTAGGACCTGAACTTCCCGATATTTTATCGGCACTCGTTTCACTTTTTGCGCTCGCTATTTTCTTAAAATTCTGGAAACCGAAAACAACGTTTCGCTTTCAATCTGAAAAAGCAGCACATGAAGTAGCTTCCGCTTCAGCTGAGCCAAGAGATACTCAAGATCAACCCGCATTCACGGGGGCTCAAATTGCAAAGGCATGGTCACCTTTTTTAATTTTAACGATATTTATTTCTATATGGGGAATTCCTCAAATTAAAACCGCTTTGACAGGACATTATGAAGGAGCTAACGCTTTTTTGAGCGCTATCAATTCCATCGGACATTATTTAACGTTTATGCCAGAAGTACCTTGGTTAAATAATTTAATTTTAAATGGAAATGGAGAACCGATTGCGGCAGTGTATAAGTTAGAATTACTAGGCGCTGCCGGCACAGCTATCCTGTTGTCTGCTGTTGTCACAAAATTTATCGTCAACATCTCTTGGAAAGACTGGTTTATTACGTTTAACGAGACGTGCAAAGAATTAGCGTTGCCGCTGCTTACCATTATGTCCGTTGTGGCATTTGCTTACGTGACAAATGCGTCTGGAATGAGTACAACCTTAGGACTACTGCTAGCTAAAACAGGCGCGTTATTTCCGTTTTTTTCTCCTGTACTCGGCTGGCTTGGTGTTTTTATTACAGGATCAGATACATCAGCCAACTTATTGTTCGGCAACTTGCAAAAAATCACGGCTACGTCTATTGGAATGGAACCGCTTCTTGCGCTTGCAGCAAACTCTTCTGGTGGAGTAACCGGTAAAATGATTTCCCCGCAATCCATTGCCGTTGCCTGTGCTGCGGTTGGGTTGGCTGGAAAAGAGTCCGATTTGCTTCGTTTTACGGTGAAGCACAGCTTATTTTTACTGCTGATTGTCTGCGTATTAACATTTTTACAATCTAATGTATTATCGTGGATGATTCCTTAATCAAAAAAAGCTTCCGTATCTAGAGGTACCCCTCTAAACGGAAGCTTTTTTTCTTTTATTTAAGATCGATTAATAGCATATACAACAAATAGAACTATATCTAGCAAAATCATTACAACACCGAAAAGCAGCCAGATGTTTCCTTGAGTCTTTTTCTCTCCTTCTTGCATTTCAAATGCTCGAATAGCAAATACAATTCCAAGTGTAAACACAAGAAAAAACAGCTGGCGATAATCAAAAAACGACAGTACGACAAAAATTAAAGTGAAAAACACCATAATCATTTCTAAAATCCGATAAGGCTGCTTTTGACACGCTAATAACAGTTTCATTTCTTGACCTACTTTCATCCCGTTTTTAATAGCGTTATTTTACTACTAATTTTAAATGAGATGTTAGTGTTTCGAGCACTGTTCACTGTTTTGTAACAAAAAAGCGTACGTTAGTTAAACGCACGCTTCTTTTTTATTCATTTACATTTGGATTCATCGGATTATCAATCCCTGTTTTATCTTGAATTTTTTTATAAATAAAATACGTGTAGATGGCAATTAAAATGGAGAATGCCCACGTAACAGCCTGACGGAATACAATCATGTTCCCGTACCCTTCTACTCCGTACTTTTGAATCAATACGTATTTTACAATTGCTAAAAATACATAGCGGCCTGCAAACAGTACTGTAAGCCAGTTCATCATTTTGAATAAATCAGGCTGGTGGAAGAGCTTAAGAGAATCTTCTCGCTTATAGCCCATTAAGTAAGCCGTATCTACAAAAAAGTACAAACCAATTGGCTTTTTTATCACAATG
This genomic interval carries:
- a CDS encoding L-lactate permease, yielding MTWTQQFTPVGNSVIWSSLIALIPILYFFWALAIKRMKGYMAGVTTLLVALAVAILAYKMPASMAFMSASQGAVYGILPIGWIIITSVFLYKLTVKTGQFDIIRTSVLSITEDRRLQALLVAFSFGAFLEGAAGFGAPVAISAALLVGLGFNPLYAAGLCLLANTAPVAFGAIGIPITAMEGPTGVAAMEISKMVGRQLPFISVFIPLYLVFVMAGFKKTLEVLPAILVSGISFALTQFVSSNFLGPELPDILSALVSLFALAIFLKFWKPKTTFRFQSEKAAHEVASASAEPRDTQDQPAFTGAQIAKAWSPFLILTIFISIWGIPQIKTALTGHYEGANAFLSAINSIGHYLTFMPEVPWLNNLILNGNGEPIAAVYKLELLGAAGTAILLSAVVTKFIVNISWKDWFITFNETCKELALPLLTIMSVVAFAYVTNASGMSTTLGLLLAKTGALFPFFSPVLGWLGVFITGSDTSANLLFGNLQKITATSIGMEPLLALAANSSGGVTGKMISPQSIAVACAAVGLAGKESDLLRFTVKHSLFLLLIVCVLTFLQSNVLSWMIP
- a CDS encoding VC0807 family protein — translated: MNNTKRVWFDLLFYIAIPYLIWNQGKDIIGDYYAILLSTAPAFVYTIYTFIKDRQFNVTGLFIVITLLARTIIDLISGNAATMLNNQVYFMIGLAVVVLFTIVIKKPIGLYFFVDTAYLMGYKREDSLKLFHQPDLFKMMNWLTVLFAGRYVFLAIVKYVLIQKYGVEGYGNMIVFRQAVTWAFSILIAIYTYFIYKKIQDKTGIDNPMNPNVNE